The genomic DNA CCATCACGGTGGGTCCCTACGTCACGCTGGCCCGCAACGCCGTGCCCGCTACCGGATTCGCCTCGCTCAACAACCTGCACCTGTCCGACTGGCTCAAGCAAATGGACTTCGAGCCGCTCACGGACATCGCGTAACCGACGGTATCCCCCTGATCGAGCCGTCCAGGCAACCCCCGGGCGGCTCGATCACGTTTAGACAAGGACTGGAAACATGGCAGACAAAACCGCTTCCGGTTCCGGCGGATCATCGGCCCAGGACAGCTCGAAAAAAGTTGGCCTGATCGGCCTGGTAGGCATCGTCATCAGCGCCATGATCGGCGGAGGCATCTACAACCTCCCCCAGAACATGGCCGCAGACGCCTCCGCAGGAGCCATCATCATCGCCTGGGTCGTCACCGGCATCGGCATCTGGTTCATCGCGAACACGTTCCGCATCCTGTCGGCCGCGCGACCCGAGCTCACGAACGGCCTGTACACGTACGCCGAGAAAGGCTTCGGCAAGCTGATCGGCTTCTTCGTGGCGTACGGCTACTGGATTTGCAACTGCTTCGCGCTTGTTGCCTACTCAGTGCTCGTCATGGCCACGCTGAACTACTTCGTGCCCGACTTCACGGGCGGCAATAACATTCCGTCCATCATCGGCGGCTCCATCATCACGTGGATCATGTACCTGCTGGCCCTGCGCGGCGCGAAGTCCACCAGCTTCCTGAACATCATCGGCACCATCGGCAAGCTGCTGCCCGTGTTCATCTTCATCCTGGCCGTGGCCACCGTGTTCAAGTTCTCGGTGTTCATGGAAGGCTTCTGGGGCATGAAAGACGGCGTGGCATTGACCTTGGACTTCAGCAACGTCATGCCTCAGGTTTCGTCCACGATGCTGGTCACGCTGTGGCTGTTCCTGGGCATCGAGGGCGCCGTGGTCGTGTCGGGCAAGGCGAAATCGCAGGCCGCAGTGCGCAAAGCAACCACCATCGGCTTCCTCGTCACGCTGGCGCTCTACATCGTCGTGTCGCTTCTGCCCCTCGGCGTGTACTCGCAAGCGGAAGTCGGCAGCATGGCCGACCCGTCGATGGCGGCCATCATGCTGAAGTCGTTCGGAAAATGGGGCGAGATCATGGTGAACGCCGGCGTGATCGTCTCGGTGCTGAGCTCCTGGCTCGTCTGGATGCTCATGCTGGGCGAGATGCCGCTGGCCGCCTCCAAAAGCGGCATCTTCCCCAAAATGTTCGTGAAGGAGAACAAGAACGGCTCGCCGTCCACATCCCTTCTGTGGACCACTATCGTCGTGCAGGTGGTGCTCATCATCTCGTTCTTCATAGGCAACAACGCCTGGACCACGATGATCAGCATCACCAGCGTCATGGCGCTTCCGTGCTACTTCTTCTGCACGCTGTTCCTGTTCAAGATCGCCGTCAAGAAGGAGTACCCGTCCGGCATCTTCGCCAGCCGCGGCATGGCCGTGTTCACGGGCGCGGCCGGTTCGCTGTACGGACTGTGGCTGATCTACGCGGCCGGCCTGAACTACCTCATGGTGGCCTGCATCGTGTACGCCATCGGCCTGCCGCTGTACATCGTGGGCGTGCGCCAGCACGACCGACAGGCGAAGCTGTTCGAGAAGCGGTCGGACAAGGTCATCCTGGCCGTGGTGCTGGCGCTCGGCATCGCCGGCCTTATCTACTCGGTCATCACGTTCGGGAACATCCATATCTAGAGCGCGCACGATTGCGATCACCGCGAAGCCCGAGGCCGCTTACGGCCCCGGGCTTTTTTTGGTCGTCTTGCACATCAGACCCGATTCGTCGAAAACGCTGCGGCTTTACCTTCCCTTTACACGGGCTTTACCGAATCTTAAGCGGTCTGAATATCCTCCATCGATCGGTGTACGACTCGAGGATTCCCCTGCGAATACGCCATGCTGTTCACATTGGAAACCGAAAGGGAGTCATCCGTGAAGGGCTTTACCGAACTCATCGTCAACTCCGTCCGCGGGTTCTGCATGGCCCTGGCCGACAGCGTGCCCGGGGTGTCGGGCGGCACCGTCGCCTTCCTGCTGGGCTTTTACGACCGGTTCATCGGCTCGCTGGACGACCTGTTCCACGGCGCGAGGGCTGCGCGCTTCGCAGCCGTGCGCTTCCTGCTGAAGCTGGGCGCAGGTTGGGCGATCGGGTTCGGGCTGTCGGCGCTCGTGCTGACCAGTTTCTTCGATACGCACATCTACGAGGTCAGCTCGCTGTTCATGGGATTCATCGTGTTCGCCATCCCCATCGTCGTGCGCGAGGAGCTGGACGCATTGCGTAAACGGCTGCCGTACCTCGCGTTCGCCGTCGTGGGCGTCGCATTTGTCGTGGCAGTGACGCTGCTGAGCCCCGTGAGCGGAGAGGGCACCGACGTTGCGGCGAAGAGCCTCGACCTCGGCCTGGTGGCGTACGTGTTCCTGGCGGCGATGGCGGCCATCTCCGCGATGGTGCTGCCGGGCATATCGGGCTCCACGCTGCTGCTGATCTTCGGGCTGTACGTGCCCATCATGGGTGCGGTGCGCGCGACGATGGGGCTCGATCTGTCCTACCTGCCTATCCTGATGGTGTTCGCGGCGGGCATCGCATGCGGCATGCTTCTGTTCGTCCGACTCATCAGAATGTGCCTCGAGCGCTTCCGCTCGCAAACCATCTATGCCATCATCGGCATGATGCTGGGGTCGCTGTTCTCCATCACGCAAGGGCCGCTCACGCTGAGCGAGCCGCAGCCGGCCATGAGCCTCGACACGTTCAGCATCGTGTTCTTCCTCATCGGCGGCGCCGTGGTCGGCGGGCTCCAGCTGCTCAGGTCGCGCTTGGAGGAACCCGCCGAGGGCTAACGCGCTACGACGCCCGCATCGGACAGCCGCAACGCGGCATGGAAGCCGATGCCGGGAAGGCTCGCCGGCTTCGCCATGCTAGCTCGCCGCTTGGACAGCTTCGCGCAAACGCGCGAGATCATCGTCATCGGGATGGCTCGCCGCTTCGTCGAAGTTCTCGATGAGCTGATGCATGCGCGCAGCCTGCTCGGGCTTGGCCTCGGCGGTTTGCGCGTAGCGGGCGCGAACGCTGGCGGGCATGCGGCCCTGGCACATGAACGTGCCCACGATCCGCGCCGATTCGGGCAGATGCACCGCCACGCGCGCCATGACGCCCGCGAAGTACGTCTCGTCGGCTCCGAACCCGGCCGTCCCGAACAGGAACACGTCCTTGTCCGCGAGCGAGGCCAGAACCTCGGCCAACTCGTCGCCGCAATCGCCACGGTTCGTCCAGAACCCTGCGTACACGCGGTCGGCCTGCGCGACGGCGGCGCGATCCACCTCGTCCACCCGACCGAACGCAAGGCGCCCTTCGCTCGGCAGCGCAGCGGCCACCGCCCGCGCCAATGCCTCAGTGTTCCCGGTGCGGCTGTCGTACACGATCGCGTAGCTCATAAGCGTTCCTTCCCTACATGCCTCGGCGCGGGCGCCGCATTCGAATCAGCTTGTTATACGCCCGTCCGACCCCTCTGTAAACCCCGTTATACTGAAACGAGAGAATCCAACGGGCGCAAGCGCCCTGCAAGCGAGGAGGCTTCTATGCGAGCGGTGGTTCAGCGCGTGTCGAACGCGCGGGTAGATATCGACGGCGCGACGGCGGGCAGCATCGGGCGCGGGCTGCTCATCCTGCTAGGCGTGGGTCACGACGACAGCGAGGAGCAGGCCGAACGCCTCTGGAGCAAGATCGCGCGCCTGCGCATCTTCGAGGACGCCGAGGGCAAGACGAACCTGTCGCTAGCCGACGTGGGCGGCGAAGTGCTGGTCGTGTCGCAGTTCACCCTGTTCGCGAACTGCAGACGAGGCAACCGCCCCTCGTTCACCGAGGCGGGCGCGCCCGACGAGGCGAACCGGCTGTACGAATGGTTCGTCGAACGCGCGCGCCGCGACGTGCCTCGCGTGGAAACGGGGCGCTTCGGCGCTTACATGGACGTGAGCCTGACCAACGACGGTCCGTTCACGCTGTGGCTCGACACCGACGCGCTCTAGCGCGACGATGCGACGACGCTCCGGCGCGCTGTCGCGCTAGAGCAGCGCCCGCTCCCACTCGGCCTCTTTGAAGCCGACCAGCACGAAGTCGTCGCCCACCACCAGCGGGCGCTTCACCATCATGCCGTTCTCGGCCAGAAGCGCGTAGGCGTCCGCGTCGCTCATGCCGGCATCCAGCAGGGCCTTTACGTTGCGCTCGCGGTACAGCATGCCGCTGGTGTTGAAGAAACGGCGCAGCGGCAACCCGCTTTTCGCATGCCATGCGGCCAGCTCGTCGGACGTCGGGTTGTCCTCCACGATGTGGCGGTCAGCATACGCCACGCCGTGCGCGTCGAGCCACGCCTTAGCCTTCTTGCAAGTGGAGCACTTCGGATATTCGATGAACAGCACGTCCGCCATGGGTTTCTCCTTCGCGTTGCAGCCTTCGTATCCCGCTCATCATACCAGAGCGGCCTCAAGCAGCCGCAAAGCGAAGCGAACGGGCGCCGCATGCCTCGGCGGCGGAATGTCTCAAGTGAAACATTCGCTCGCTTCGATCCTGCCGGAAACGGCGAAGGACGTCCGAGGCGAAGCAGACGCGCACGTCGATCAAACGTACAAATGTTTCACGTGAAACATCGTAACCGCCTTCGGTTGCAAAAGGGTCATCGTTCGCGCAGGCTCGGCTTGGTATACTGAAGGCATACAGACGGAAAGGCGGCTCATGATCTTCTACTTCACCGGCACCGGCAATTCGCTCGCGGCGGCGCAGACCATCGCGCGCGCAACGGACGACCTGCTCGTCGACATCGGCGCGGCCTACAAGTACAAGGACTTCGACTTCACGCTCGCGCAAGGCGAGCAGCTGGGCTTCGTCTTCCCCGTCTACAACTACACCACGCCGCCCATCATCGATGCGTTCCTCAAGCGAGCCCGCTTCCGCACGGGCAACAAGGAAACCTTCACGCCCGACTATTGCTTCGCCGTGATCAGCTGCGGCGCGTTCGTGGGCAGCACGGCGCGCGTCTTCGGCAAGCGCCTGTTGGACGCGCAGGGCATCAACCTCGACGCCTCGTTCAGCGT from Eggerthella lenta DSM 2243 includes the following:
- a CDS encoding DUF368 domain-containing protein, which codes for MKGFTELIVNSVRGFCMALADSVPGVSGGTVAFLLGFYDRFIGSLDDLFHGARAARFAAVRFLLKLGAGWAIGFGLSALVLTSFFDTHIYEVSSLFMGFIVFAIPIVVREELDALRKRLPYLAFAVVGVAFVVAVTLLSPVSGEGTDVAAKSLDLGLVAYVFLAAMAAISAMVLPGISGSTLLLIFGLYVPIMGAVRATMGLDLSYLPILMVFAAGIACGMLLFVRLIRMCLERFRSQTIYAIIGMMLGSLFSITQGPLTLSEPQPAMSLDTFSIVFFLIGGAVVGGLQLLRSRLEEPAEG
- a CDS encoding basic amino acid/polyamine antiporter gives rise to the protein MADKTASGSGGSSAQDSSKKVGLIGLVGIVISAMIGGGIYNLPQNMAADASAGAIIIAWVVTGIGIWFIANTFRILSAARPELTNGLYTYAEKGFGKLIGFFVAYGYWICNCFALVAYSVLVMATLNYFVPDFTGGNNIPSIIGGSIITWIMYLLALRGAKSTSFLNIIGTIGKLLPVFIFILAVATVFKFSVFMEGFWGMKDGVALTLDFSNVMPQVSSTMLVTLWLFLGIEGAVVVSGKAKSQAAVRKATTIGFLVTLALYIVVSLLPLGVYSQAEVGSMADPSMAAIMLKSFGKWGEIMVNAGVIVSVLSSWLVWMLMLGEMPLAASKSGIFPKMFVKENKNGSPSTSLLWTTIVVQVVLIISFFIGNNAWTTMISITSVMALPCYFFCTLFLFKIAVKKEYPSGIFASRGMAVFTGAAGSLYGLWLIYAAGLNYLMVACIVYAIGLPLYIVGVRQHDRQAKLFEKRSDKVILAVVLALGIAGLIYSVITFGNIHI
- the bilS gene encoding flavodoxin family protein BilS; translated protein: MSYAIVYDSRTGNTEALARAVAAALPSEGRLAFGRVDEVDRAAVAQADRVYAGFWTNRGDCGDELAEVLASLADKDVFLFGTAGFGADETYFAGVMARVAVHLPESARIVGTFMCQGRMPASVRARYAQTAEAKPEQAARMHQLIENFDEAASHPDDDDLARLREAVQAAS
- the dtd gene encoding D-aminoacyl-tRNA deacylase; this translates as MRAVVQRVSNARVDIDGATAGSIGRGLLILLGVGHDDSEEQAERLWSKIARLRIFEDAEGKTNLSLADVGGEVLVVSQFTLFANCRRGNRPSFTEAGAPDEANRLYEWFVERARRDVPRVETGRFGAYMDVSLTNDGPFTLWLDTDAL
- a CDS encoding arsenate reductase family protein, which codes for MADVLFIEYPKCSTCKKAKAWLDAHGVAYADRHIVEDNPTSDELAAWHAKSGLPLRRFFNTSGMLYRERNVKALLDAGMSDADAYALLAENGMMVKRPLVVGDDFVLVGFKEAEWERALL